A stretch of Acidimicrobiales bacterium DNA encodes these proteins:
- the rbfA gene encoding 30S ribosome-binding factor RbfA encodes MPRSRSNNPRQYPRTARLNELCREILAEELTRIEDPRLELVTIIHVDVDPDMSRAVVAMASLGEGEDEALEALADHRHVLQRAIARQARIKRTPELQFRRDEAIAYASRIEELLAQERIQRASRPPVADPDPEVYGRGGAGDP; translated from the coding sequence CCGGCAGTACCCGCGCACCGCGCGGCTGAACGAGCTGTGCCGGGAGATCCTGGCCGAGGAGCTCACCCGCATCGAGGACCCCCGCCTCGAGCTGGTCACCATCATCCACGTCGATGTCGACCCCGACATGAGCCGTGCCGTCGTGGCAATGGCGTCGCTCGGGGAGGGCGAGGACGAGGCGCTCGAGGCCCTGGCCGACCACCGCCACGTGTTGCAGCGCGCCATCGCCCGCCAGGCCCGGATCAAGCGGACGCCCGAGCTGCAGTTCCGCCGGGACGAGGCGATCGCCTACGCCTCGCGGATCGAGGAGCTCCTCGCCCAGGAGCGGATCCAGCGGGCATCGAGGCCGCCCGTCGCCGATCCCGACCCCGAGGTCTACGGGCGCGGAGGCGCTGGCGACCCGTGA